From the genome of Armatimonadota bacterium, one region includes:
- the tmk gene encoding thymidylate kinase, which yields MSALFITFEGIEGAGKTTLARWLSERLLQEGIPNWLTHEPWEPRLRQVLLEHSDLQREEELLLFLADRAIHTRHIRQTLAEGKKVICDRYADSTLVYQGYARGLDVEWVRQLNRFATGGLQPIRTYLLDLPVEIGLRRQRERNRIGAEEIAFHERVREGFLTEARREPQRYLVLDAMRPLEELQGIIWEDVSGLLV from the coding sequence ATGAGCGCACTGTTTATCACCTTTGAGGGTATCGAAGGGGCGGGCAAGACCACTCTTGCCCGCTGGCTTTCCGAGCGTCTGCTGCAAGAAGGTATCCCTAACTGGTTGACGCATGAACCATGGGAGCCACGCCTGCGACAGGTGTTACTGGAACACAGTGACCTGCAGCGCGAAGAGGAGCTTCTGCTGTTTCTTGCCGACCGCGCCATCCACACCCGCCACATCCGCCAGACTCTCGCCGAAGGAAAGAAGGTCATCTGTGACCGCTACGCCGATTCCACACTGGTCTATCAGGGCTACGCACGCGGGTTAGATGTCGAGTGGGTCAGGCAGCTCAACCGCTTCGCCACCGGTGGTTTGCAACCGATTCGTACCTACCTGTTGGACCTGCCGGTGGAGATCGGTTTACGACGCCAGCGCGAGCGCAACCGCATCGGTGCGGAAGAGATAGCCTTTCACGAAAGGGTGCGCGAGGGATTTCTCACGGAAGCGAGGCGGGAGCCTCAACGCTATCTGGTTCTGGATGCCATGCGACCGCTGGAGGAGCTGCAAGGGATAATCTGGGAGGATGTAAGCGGGTTGCTTGTTTGA
- a CDS encoding peptidase, translated as MQKKRLSFSGLVPLLITFAFLAGFFFPDMKAGGVRRALYAAQTVPQQVSLALQIEQDVQQGYLWPVGLYWEALSHLRKQYYQPVNEKQLTYTAIRGMLAALHDPYTRFMDPNEYRSMQEDTRGDFFGIGAQLQEKDGQVVIYRPIEGSPADKAGVKAGDVIIEVDRKPIAGMRVDDVVKKIRGPRGTKVELTIRRKGEAKPLHIAIVRDLITSPVAYAYMEDEKLGIGRVRLEQFNEKCDQMLVQKVRELEAKGLRALILDLRYNPGGLLNVAVDVASRFIDNGVVVLIQEKNGQVTKLFAERGRAFKPYPLVVLVNEWSASASEIVAGAIRDNKRGVIVGETTFGKGLVQTIFQLQDNSAVAITTAKYLTPSGYDLNRKVDPDGKEIKRGGIQPDIVVKQSEEMTDIDDRAHDVQLQRAIEYLREKLTTPVVASSQ; from the coding sequence ATGCAAAAGAAGCGTTTGTCGTTTTCGGGATTGGTTCCGCTGTTGATAACGTTTGCCTTTCTGGCGGGCTTTTTCTTCCCCGATATGAAGGCTGGGGGAGTCCGGCGTGCGCTGTACGCCGCGCAGACGGTGCCGCAGCAAGTGAGCCTTGCTTTGCAAATAGAGCAAGACGTCCAGCAGGGGTACCTCTGGCCAGTAGGGCTGTACTGGGAAGCGCTTTCGCATCTGCGCAAACAGTACTATCAACCGGTGAACGAGAAGCAGTTGACATACACGGCCATTCGCGGTATGTTGGCTGCTTTGCACGACCCCTATACCCGTTTTATGGATCCCAACGAGTACCGTAGTATGCAAGAGGATACGCGCGGCGACTTCTTCGGCATCGGGGCGCAATTGCAGGAGAAGGATGGGCAGGTGGTTATCTATCGCCCTATCGAGGGAAGCCCTGCCGATAAAGCCGGGGTGAAAGCGGGCGATGTGATTATAGAGGTAGACCGAAAGCCTATCGCAGGAATGCGTGTGGACGACGTGGTGAAGAAGATTCGTGGTCCACGCGGTACGAAGGTAGAGTTGACCATCCGGCGCAAGGGGGAAGCAAAGCCCCTGCATATCGCTATTGTGCGCGACCTGATTACCTCCCCCGTTGCCTATGCCTATATGGAGGACGAGAAGCTCGGCATTGGGCGCGTACGGCTGGAGCAGTTCAACGAGAAATGCGACCAGATGCTGGTGCAGAAGGTGCGCGAACTGGAAGCAAAGGGCTTGCGCGCGCTTATCCTGGACCTGCGCTACAATCCGGGCGGCTTGCTGAACGTGGCGGTGGATGTAGCCAGCCGATTCATCGACAACGGCGTGGTGGTGTTGATACAGGAGAAGAATGGACAGGTTACCAAGCTGTTCGCTGAAAGAGGTCGCGCTTTTAAACCCTATCCGCTGGTTGTGCTGGTGAACGAGTGGAGCGCCAGTGCGTCCGAAATCGTCGCCGGGGCGATCAGGGATAATAAGCGCGGCGTTATCGTCGGCGAGACCACCTTTGGTAAGGGACTGGTGCAGACCATCTTCCAGCTGCAGGATAACTCGGCGGTCGCCATCACCACCGCGAAATACCTGACCCCCAGCGGTTACGACCTGAATCGGAAGGTAGACCCGGACGGCAAGGAGATAAAACGGGGAGGCATCCAGCCGGATATCGTGGTGAAGCAAAGCGAAGAGATGACTGATATCGATGACCGCGCCCACGA
- the motB gene encoding flagellar motor protein MotB, protein MAGNEKGGDIRIVKKKHGGHGHHGGAWKVAYADFVTAMMAFFLVMWIIGLSKDIKEAIAAYFKDPVGFMKAVSEGKLAFSVSPDGGAAKAAEKELPAPDEASEKQRMEQAKKEIEKVMEGVPEFKHLKPYVQIQIVDEGLRIELMESSQSVFFMTGSAEVNPPARQLLSRIAKYLAKLPNRIIIEGHTDSRPFSRGGMTNWELSVNRANSARRILEASGLRKGQIYEVRGYADNKLRVPNDPYHYSNRRISLLIAYSKQLR, encoded by the coding sequence ATGGCAGGCAACGAAAAAGGCGGCGATATCCGCATTGTCAAGAAAAAGCATGGTGGGCATGGTCATCATGGCGGCGCGTGGAAGGTAGCCTACGCCGACTTCGTGACCGCCATGATGGCGTTCTTTCTGGTGATGTGGATTATCGGGCTGAGCAAAGACATCAAGGAAGCCATCGCGGCATATTTCAAGGATCCTGTAGGCTTCATGAAGGCAGTGAGCGAGGGGAAGCTGGCGTTCAGTGTTTCCCCGGATGGCGGCGCCGCGAAAGCAGCCGAGAAAGAGCTGCCTGCGCCGGACGAAGCCTCCGAGAAGCAGCGTATGGAGCAGGCAAAGAAAGAGATAGAAAAAGTGATGGAGGGCGTGCCTGAATTCAAGCACCTGAAGCCATACGTGCAGATACAGATTGTGGACGAAGGGCTTCGGATCGAGTTAATGGAAAGCTCACAATCGGTGTTTTTCATGACGGGCAGCGCAGAGGTTAACCCCCCCGCCCGCCAGTTGCTCAGCCGCATCGCCAAATACCTTGCCAAACTGCCCAACCGGATTATTATCGAGGGGCATACCGATAGCCGTCCCTTTTCACGCGGAGGGATGACCAACTGGGAGCTTTCGGTAAACCGGGCAAACAGTGCACGGCGTATTCTGGAGGCGAGCGGTTTGCGCAAAGGACAGATTTACGAAGTGCGCGGTTACGCCGACAACAAGCTGCGCGTGCCCAACGACCCATATCACTACTCCAACCGCCGCATCAGCCTGCTCATTGCGTACAGCAAGCAGCTGAGGTGA
- the motA gene encoding flagellar motor protein MotA, which yields MFVLIGLAVVFGSILVGYTMHGGKVAALIQISEFIIIGGAAFGGVIIGNGISGVQTLIKAVLGLLKPPPVSKDSYMELLQMLFALFTLARKEGLLALERHVESPESSELFAQYPGILANHHALEFLCDTVKVILTGAVGHYELSDLMEIDLETHKEEALKPANMLAKTGDAMPGFGIVAAVLGVVITMQAINGPPEQIGHKVAAALVGTFLGVLMAYGIFQPLSQAVEGRVHAEEEYLQCIRHALLSFARGESPITCVEFARRQIPPAYRPSFREMEESVKGTGRQAAAA from the coding sequence ATGTTCGTGCTGATTGGGCTGGCGGTGGTGTTCGGCTCCATTCTGGTGGGCTATACCATGCACGGAGGCAAGGTGGCAGCGCTCATCCAGATTTCGGAGTTCATCATCATCGGCGGCGCGGCGTTTGGTGGCGTGATTATTGGCAATGGCATCTCCGGGGTGCAAACGCTGATCAAAGCGGTACTGGGGTTGTTAAAACCGCCCCCGGTGAGCAAAGACAGCTACATGGAGCTGTTACAGATGCTGTTTGCACTCTTTACGCTGGCACGAAAAGAAGGGTTGCTTGCGCTAGAGCGGCATGTGGAAAGTCCCGAATCGAGCGAACTATTTGCCCAGTATCCGGGCATCCTGGCGAACCACCATGCTCTGGAGTTTCTATGTGATACCGTGAAGGTGATCCTCACGGGCGCGGTGGGGCATTACGAACTCTCCGACCTGATGGAAATAGACCTGGAGACACACAAAGAGGAGGCACTGAAGCCCGCGAACATGCTCGCAAAGACAGGTGACGCTATGCCGGGCTTCGGTATTGTGGCGGCGGTGCTGGGTGTGGTCATTACCATGCAGGCGATTAACGGTCCCCCAGAACAGATTGGTCACAAAGTGGCAGCGGCTCTGGTAGGCACCTTCCTTGGCGTTTTAATGGCGTATGGTATCTTCCAGCCGCTGTCGCAGGCGGTGGAGGGGCGCGTGCACGCGGAGGAGGAGTATCTGCAGTGCATCCGCCATGCGCTGCTATCGTTTGCACGTGGCGAATCGCCCATTACCTGTGTGGAGTTCGCCCGTCGGCAGATACCTCCAGCCTATCGCCCCAGCTTCCGCGAGATGGAGGAGAGCGTGAAGGGCACTGGTCGGCAAGCGGCGGCGGCATAG
- the prc gene encoding peptidase S41 translates to MDVRGSRRILPWFTVALLAFGTGWWLRQQLATLPVANANPRARVTSLQEYSPKQADFAKIVPKDDPSPVSMDLMQLFYSVFKYVEKQHVDYTPEQAKPMAYGAVRAMLQSLNDPNTRFLEPEEARLLQEAAKGTYYGIGAALTVTRKVTQDVERRELTVIAPLPGSPAEKAGLQPGDVITEIDGRWVIAYDPFRQVQRSGVRGSELVKALEEARKRVIAGLDLRKALNALTNKDQGTMTLTVRRGNATIKVKVTPGVLTVEPVTYRLMPGGLGYLRIVQFNTRTSESLKRALAGLGNNLSGLVVDLRNNPGGSLEAASQAAAMLVKSPTLALLEIRNGESMRRQPVNINANPRVKVPMVVLINQGTANVAEVLAVALRDKAGAKLVGERTFGDALVQTFIPLPDGSAMTITTGKFLTVNGGDFHGKGVYPAVSAPTVPKQGHDLALEKAVSLLSQRTTRRV, encoded by the coding sequence GTGGACGTTCGTGGCTCACGGCGTATTTTACCCTGGTTTACGGTGGCATTGCTCGCTTTTGGCACAGGATGGTGGCTGCGTCAGCAGTTGGCTACCCTGCCGGTAGCGAACGCAAACCCACGTGCGCGCGTGACTTCGCTGCAAGAGTATTCCCCCAAGCAAGCCGATTTCGCAAAGATTGTTCCCAAGGACGATCCTTCCCCGGTTAGCATGGACCTAATGCAGCTTTTCTATAGTGTATTCAAGTATGTGGAAAAGCAGCATGTGGACTACACGCCGGAGCAGGCGAAGCCGATGGCATACGGCGCGGTGCGGGCGATGCTTCAGTCGCTCAATGACCCCAACACCCGCTTCTTAGAGCCAGAGGAGGCGCGGCTGCTTCAGGAAGCGGCGAAGGGCACTTATTACGGCATCGGCGCGGCGCTAACCGTTACGCGTAAGGTGACGCAGGACGTGGAAAGACGCGAGCTGACGGTGATTGCGCCTCTACCGGGCAGCCCCGCGGAGAAAGCAGGCTTGCAGCCGGGCGACGTGATTACCGAGATCGACGGCAGATGGGTTATCGCATACGACCCCTTCCGGCAGGTGCAACGGTCAGGCGTACGGGGCAGCGAGTTGGTAAAGGCACTGGAGGAAGCTCGCAAGCGAGTGATAGCAGGTCTGGATTTGCGCAAAGCGCTGAACGCATTAACCAACAAGGACCAGGGAACGATGACGCTTACCGTCCGTCGTGGCAACGCGACCATCAAGGTGAAGGTAACACCTGGCGTGCTGACGGTGGAGCCTGTTACCTACCGGTTGATGCCGGGCGGATTAGGGTATCTGCGCATCGTACAATTCAATACGCGAACATCGGAGAGCCTTAAGCGTGCGCTGGCAGGGTTGGGCAATAACCTGAGCGGACTGGTGGTAGACCTGCGCAACAACCCTGGTGGTTCGCTGGAGGCGGCATCGCAGGCGGCGGCAATGCTGGTGAAAAGCCCGACACTGGCACTGCTGGAAATACGCAACGGCGAAAGCATGCGCCGCCAGCCTGTAAATATCAACGCGAATCCACGCGTAAAGGTTCCTATGGTGGTGTTGATCAATCAGGGTACCGCGAACGTGGCGGAGGTGCTGGCAGTGGCACTGCGCGACAAGGCGGGGGCAAAGCTGGTGGGTGAACGTACCTTCGGTGATGCGCTGGTGCAAACCTTTATCCCTTTGCCGGACGGCTCCGCGATGACGATAACGACCGGCAAGTTCTTAACGGTAAACGGCGGCGACTTTCACGGCAAAGGCGTGTATCCTGCCGTTTCTGCCCCGACGGTTCCTAAACAGGGGCACGACCTTGCGCTGGAGAAGGCGGTGAGTCTGCTCTCTCAGCGTACAACCAGGCGGGTATAG
- the rnc gene encoding ribonuclease 3: MSPREFCHNLQIPETCAPLIEQALTHRSALADGAAASNERLEFLGDAVLGLIVTEYLYTLFPDCAEGDLSRARALVVSRRTLAQVAKQLGVDNMLRLSAGEEAQGGRQRSSILADAVEALIAAVYLQAGIEEARRFVWRVLGDMIRKAPDASRAHDYKSRLQEKTHALLRQTPEYEVISETGADHDKTFCVQVRLGEVILGTGSGKSKKEAEQAAAREALEKIETAERRRSLY, translated from the coding sequence ATGTCGCCCCGGGAGTTCTGCCACAATCTCCAAATTCCGGAGACCTGTGCCCCGCTGATAGAGCAGGCGCTAACCCATCGCTCTGCGCTGGCGGATGGCGCTGCAGCAAGCAACGAGCGTTTGGAGTTTCTCGGCGATGCAGTGCTGGGACTGATCGTTACCGAATACCTATACACCCTTTTCCCCGACTGTGCCGAAGGTGATCTATCGCGTGCTCGTGCGCTGGTGGTGAGCCGGCGTACGCTGGCTCAGGTGGCGAAACAGCTCGGTGTGGACAACATGTTGCGCCTCAGCGCAGGCGAGGAGGCACAGGGCGGTCGCCAGCGCAGCAGCATCCTCGCGGATGCTGTGGAGGCACTGATTGCGGCGGTATACTTGCAGGCAGGCATAGAAGAAGCCAGGCGGTTCGTGTGGCGTGTGCTCGGCGACATGATCCGCAAAGCGCCGGACGCCTCTCGCGCACACGACTACAAATCGCGGTTACAGGAAAAAACACACGCCCTGCTGCGCCAAACTCCCGAGTACGAGGTCATCTCCGAAACGGGGGCAGACCACGACAAGACCTTCTGCGTGCAGGTGCGTTTAGGCGAGGTGATTTTGGGCACAGGATCGGGCAAAAGCAAAAAGGAGGCGGAGCAGGCAGCGGCGCGAGAGGCGCTAGAGAAGATAGAAACTGCCGAACGCCGCCGATCACTGTATTGA
- a CDS encoding single-stranded DNA-binding protein, whose product MSSFTSLTGAQTLQRPKTQLRVTDNLDELLAVLPPQVRRALEQEPSLEDLLEVILDLGREPQARFPDRTLQLSNMEVTEADIDYVVQRVGAFGKDNRAGIERTLHRISAIRNRQGRIIGLTCRVGRAVFGTIDIIQDVIERGKSVLMLGRPGIGKTTKLREIARVLADEFNKRVVIVDTSNEIAGDGDIPHPAIGMARRMQVASPELQHAVMIEAVENHMPEVIVIDEIGTEAEAFAARTIAERGVQLIGTAHGNSLENLLMNPTLCDLVGGIQAVTLSDEEARRRGTQKTVLERKAPPTFDIIIEMIEKDKLAIHHDVASTVDRILRGETPRPEVRVRLPDGTIQVVQAGDAPEPARETGTLVVRSSTPRERKQLPATVRIFPYGVSRNRLERAIRELRVPAYIVRDVQQADVVIALKANARREPTRMKEVSARGLPVYVVKSNTYAQIAGSVQDIFAMRPPEGWEEPEPVLDPTEAALLETEAAIQEVLRTSMPVDLSPQNSYIRRLQHQLVEKYRLVSESVGVEPNRRVRISPPT is encoded by the coding sequence ATGAGCAGCTTCACTTCGCTGACCGGCGCGCAGACATTGCAGCGCCCGAAGACACAATTGCGTGTAACCGACAATCTGGACGAGTTGCTGGCGGTGTTGCCACCGCAGGTTCGACGCGCCCTCGAGCAGGAACCGAGTCTGGAGGACCTGCTGGAGGTCATTCTGGACCTCGGGCGGGAGCCGCAGGCGCGTTTTCCTGATCGCACCTTGCAGCTCAGCAATATGGAGGTGACCGAGGCGGACATCGACTACGTAGTGCAGCGCGTGGGCGCGTTCGGCAAGGACAACCGCGCAGGTATCGAGCGTACCCTCCACCGCATCTCCGCTATCCGCAACCGGCAGGGGCGTATCATCGGCTTGACCTGTCGCGTGGGGCGAGCGGTTTTCGGCACTATCGACATCATTCAGGACGTGATTGAGCGCGGCAAGAGCGTTTTGATGCTCGGACGTCCCGGCATCGGCAAGACCACCAAGCTGCGCGAAATCGCGCGCGTGCTCGCCGATGAGTTCAACAAGCGCGTGGTGATTGTGGATACTTCCAACGAAATCGCCGGTGACGGCGACATCCCGCACCCCGCCATCGGCATGGCGCGACGGATGCAGGTGGCTTCGCCCGAACTGCAGCACGCGGTGATGATTGAGGCGGTAGAAAACCACATGCCGGAGGTCATCGTTATTGACGAAATCGGCACGGAGGCGGAGGCGTTTGCGGCGCGCACCATCGCCGAGCGCGGTGTGCAGCTCATCGGCACGGCGCACGGCAACTCGCTGGAGAATCTGTTGATGAACCCCACCCTGTGCGACCTGGTGGGAGGCATTCAGGCGGTCACCCTCTCCGACGAGGAGGCTCGCCGCCGCGGTACGCAGAAGACCGTACTGGAGCGCAAAGCGCCGCCCACCTTCGACATCATCATCGAGATGATTGAGAAGGACAAGCTGGCGATTCACCACGACGTAGCGAGCACCGTAGACCGCATCCTGCGTGGCGAGACACCTCGCCCCGAAGTGCGTGTACGCCTGCCCGATGGCACGATTCAGGTGGTGCAGGCGGGAGACGCTCCCGAACCGGCGCGGGAAACGGGAACACTGGTCGTTCGCTCCAGTACGCCCAGAGAGCGCAAGCAGTTGCCCGCCACCGTGCGCATCTTTCCGTACGGAGTGAGCCGTAACCGCCTGGAACGCGCCATCCGCGAGCTGCGCGTGCCCGCGTATATCGTGCGCGACGTACAGCAGGCGGACGTGGTGATTGCGCTCAAGGCGAATGCCCGCCGCGAACCCACGCGCATGAAGGAAGTATCGGCAAGAGGGCTACCGGTGTATGTGGTGAAGAGCAACACCTACGCGCAGATTGCCGGTAGCGTGCAGGACATCTTCGCGATGCGCCCGCCGGAGGGCTGGGAGGAACCGGAGCCTGTGCTCGACCCGACGGAAGCCGCCCTGCTGGAGACGGAGGCAGCCATTCAAGAGGTGTTGCGCACCTCCATGCCGGTAGACCTCTCTCCGCAGAACAGCTATATCCGTCGGCTACAGCACCAGCTGGTGGAGAAGTACCGGCTGGTGTCGGAGAGTGTAGGAGTAGAGCCGAACCGTCGCGTGCGCATCTCGCCGCCGACATAA